In Ignavibacteriales bacterium, a genomic segment contains:
- a CDS encoding alpha-amylase family glycosyl hydrolase, whose amino-acid sequence MKVVFIILNFLLLWFSNNEGAILFISDDNKQEVLTLAESKELLQTDLNRFYSNKRLGSFVDEGKTYFRLFAPNAKKIILATFEKPEQEVGKEFLMQMDKDGVWEFVFDGEHYGLFYGFKVTDEAGKENSKTIALDPYAKAVATFNTYLSPRRAIVVKEGDYNWEGDEWIQQDWRDLIIYEMHIKDLTAHSSSGSNQPGTYKGLVEKEGKGGINYIKSLGVNSVELLPSQEFANIEIPYKKHLAGKYNAWNPYERNYWGYMTASFFAPAAYYAEDWKELQWNTWMGKEAKAVTQFKDMVKAFHKEGISVMMDVVYNHLSEFELGNLKEIDSKYYFRFDDKGNYKSESGCGNDIKTERPMARRMIIESILYWMKEYHIDGFRFDLGKLIDWETIEEIIREAKKVNPNVVFVCEPWGGGYDPAGFSLRGWGSWNDQIRNGVKGENPNNGQGWIFGKWYGNNNADRIKSYVNGTLVKDKLGLFQQKEHSVNYLESHDGYTLGDFIRIGTGEVKPDIKIKDVEKNAALSPLQLKLNKLASLFLFTSQGITMIDEGQEYARSKVIPTTLEVKDSLKGTIDHNSYNKDNETNYLNFNHADLNRDLVNYYKGLIELRKKYTAFRRANYEDVKFIELKGKPFALGYSIKYEGTEFLVLLNSENKTEVRFDLPEGEWDILVNPEKAGIVSLGKILKTITLQPKDGYVLIKK is encoded by the coding sequence ATGAAAGTAGTTTTTATAATTCTAAATTTCCTTTTACTTTGGTTTTCTAACAATGAAGGTGCAATATTGTTTATAAGTGATGATAACAAGCAGGAAGTTTTAACTCTTGCTGAATCCAAAGAACTTCTTCAGACAGATTTAAATAGATTCTATTCTAATAAAAGACTCGGCTCTTTTGTTGATGAAGGGAAAACGTATTTTAGATTATTCGCTCCAAATGCAAAAAAAATTATTCTTGCTACATTTGAAAAACCAGAACAGGAAGTTGGTAAAGAATTTTTAATGCAAATGGATAAAGATGGTGTTTGGGAATTTGTTTTTGATGGCGAACATTATGGACTTTTCTATGGATTTAAAGTAACTGACGAAGCTGGTAAAGAAAACAGTAAAACTATAGCGCTCGATCCTTATGCTAAAGCTGTGGCTACTTTTAATACTTATCTAAGTCCACGCAGAGCAATTGTTGTTAAAGAAGGGGATTATAACTGGGAAGGCGATGAATGGATTCAACAAGATTGGCGCGATTTAATTATTTATGAAATGCACATCAAAGATCTTACAGCACATTCTTCATCTGGATCTAACCAACCCGGTACTTACAAAGGTTTAGTTGAAAAAGAAGGTAAAGGTGGAATTAACTACATAAAATCTCTCGGAGTAAATTCAGTTGAACTTTTACCTTCCCAGGAATTTGCCAACATTGAAATTCCTTACAAGAAGCATTTAGCTGGAAAATATAACGCCTGGAATCCCTACGAAAGAAATTATTGGGGATATATGACCGCTTCTTTCTTTGCCCCAGCAGCTTACTATGCGGAGGATTGGAAGGAACTTCAATGGAATACCTGGATGGGAAAAGAAGCAAAGGCAGTAACGCAATTTAAGGACATGGTTAAAGCTTTCCACAAGGAAGGCATTAGTGTTATGATGGATGTTGTTTACAATCATCTTTCAGAATTTGAACTTGGTAATTTGAAGGAGATAGATTCCAAATATTATTTCCGTTTTGATGATAAAGGAAATTACAAATCAGAAAGTGGCTGCGGAAATGATATTAAAACTGAAAGACCAATGGCTCGGCGAATGATAATTGAAAGCATTTTGTATTGGATGAAAGAATATCACATAGATGGATTTAGATTTGATTTAGGAAAATTAATTGATTGGGAAACAATCGAGGAAATAATCCGCGAAGCTAAAAAAGTAAATCCAAATGTAGTTTTTGTTTGCGAACCCTGGGGTGGCGGATATGATCCTGCCGGATTTTCTTTAAGAGGATGGGGAAGCTGGAATGATCAGATAAGGAATGGTGTTAAAGGAGAAAATCCAAACAACGGACAAGGCTGGATATTTGGAAAATGGTATGGTAACAATAATGCTGACAGAATTAAAAGTTATGTGAACGGAACATTAGTTAAAGATAAACTTGGACTTTTTCAGCAAAAAGAACATTCTGTAAATTATTTAGAAAGCCACGATGGTTATACACTTGGTGATTTTATCCGGATTGGAACGGGTGAAGTAAAACCGGATATAAAAATTAAAGATGTGGAAAAGAATGCAGCACTTTCTCCGCTTCAATTGAAGTTGAATAAACTTGCTTCACTTTTTCTCTTTACTTCCCAGGGAATTACAATGATTGATGAAGGACAGGAATATGCCCGCAGCAAAGTAATTCCTACAACTTTAGAAGTTAAGGATTCCTTAAAAGGAACAATTGATCACAACTCTTACAATAAAGATAATGAAACCAACTATCTAAACTTTAACCATGCGGATTTGAACAGAGATTTGGTTAATTATTACAAAGGTTTAATTGAGCTTAGAAAAAAATATACTGCTTTCAGAAGAGCAAATTATGAAGATGTAAAATTTATTGAGTTGAAAGGAAAACCTTTTGCTTTGGGATATTCAATAAAATATGAAGGAACTGAATTTTTAGTATTATTAAATTCCGAGAATAAAACGGAAGTTAGGTTTGATCTGCCAGAAGGTGAGTGGGATATTTTAGTTAATCCAGAAAAAGCTGGTATAGTTTCTTTAGGAAAAATTCTAAAAACAATTACACTCCAGCCAAAAGATGGGTATGTTTTAATTAAAAAATAA
- a CDS encoding M15 family metallopeptidase, protein MKLLFLFLFVSAIPLYSQSDTAIVFLGSIDSTIATDVKYATINNFTGKILYPTPKVYLRKIVGKKLSEVQKYLVKNFNLRLKIFDCYRPLSVQKKMWAIMPNEDYVANPAKGSRHNRGAAVDLTLIDSLGNEIDMGTPYDDFTKKANRDYLDLPELVKKNRKILEVAMIKFGFEPMRTEWWHYDFKGWSRFSILDVEIK, encoded by the coding sequence ATGAAGCTACTTTTTCTATTCCTGTTTGTCTCTGCAATTCCTCTTTATTCACAAAGTGATACAGCAATTGTTTTTCTCGGAAGCATCGATTCAACAATTGCTACAGATGTAAAGTATGCAACAATTAATAATTTTACTGGCAAAATCCTTTATCCAACACCCAAAGTATATTTAAGAAAAATTGTTGGTAAAAAATTGTCTGAAGTGCAAAAATATCTTGTTAAAAATTTTAATCTTCGCTTAAAAATATTTGATTGCTACCGTCCGCTTTCAGTTCAGAAAAAAATGTGGGCTATTATGCCAAATGAAGATTATGTTGCAAACCCGGCTAAAGGCTCGCGGCATAACCGTGGCGCTGCTGTAGACCTTACTCTTATTGATTCCCTGGGTAATGAAATTGATATGGGTACACCTTATGATGATTTTACTAAAAAAGCTAACCGCGATTACCTGGATTTACCGGAACTGGTAAAAAAGAACAGAAAGATATTAGAAGTTGCAATGATAAAGTTTGGATTCGAACCAATGCGTACAGAATGGTGGCACTATGATTTTAAAGGTTGGTCAAGATTTTCTATTCTGGATGTTGAAATAAAATGA